A stretch of Desulfuromonas acetexigens DNA encodes these proteins:
- a CDS encoding GAF domain-containing protein, which translates to MFDRKCREKLDLLGRIAEAVGASDELSTVTHLIVELSVEFLAARRGSLMLLDAHQELFIIASVGMDREAARAWRGRLARGVAGTVVAQSTPLFCADVLADGRFPEGCREPVPARSFVSSPIIGKDRVLGVLNFYDRLAAPFDADDLDLVGAVAALAALALEKLLLARNYQERAADIEEANRRLIAQDLAKTEFLTRLSHEIRTPLNAIQGAMHLLRDERISDASGREEFLDIVATETERLLDMVNRQLDFLRIEDESRMLRKTFLALETILREVLRAAPGQKSARYRQLEVELDLPPSLEEVIGDKILVGQMFVHLLDGLAAYLTKSTRLRITIREKEAVGVILQAFEEVPETVQDGLLAVKNIYRSDRPEESVKFYLAMKVAENHGWRLGIGNSDEGFRVSLHIPRAQAMRRDTALAMVMDRALGFVSEVLGVDTCSLMLSDELTGELTIRSALGLDDWIVQQTRIRPGDRIAGWVAQEGQPVLIENIETDVRFARKNLKGQYRSNSLLSLPLLHQGQAVGVLNLNNKKNGEPFTERDLALAAPICERLSLLLEKTSHSCEHEGELRDLVAGLDALLTAEQRYRKKSSRYAELLVKVLEELGAGSREKALAPYVALVYDLGLIAHDEHLATRKRPLTPVESLVIRNHPQATLDMLESIESSQLVAKAVLHHHERFDGQGYPDGLKGDEIPLMARALAIVDAYCAMTEDRPYRAARGSDEALRELEAGAGTLYDPLVVEALQAALAG; encoded by the coding sequence GAGAAGCCGCCCGAGCCTGGCGCGGTCGTCTCGCCCGGGGAGTGGCGGGAACGGTTGTCGCCCAAAGCACGCCGCTTTTTTGCGCCGACGTTTTGGCCGACGGGCGTTTCCCTGAAGGGTGCCGTGAGCCTGTTCCCGCCCGTTCCTTTGTTTCCTCGCCGATCATCGGCAAGGACCGGGTGCTGGGTGTGCTCAACTTTTATGACCGCCTCGCCGCTCCTTTTGATGCCGACGATCTCGATCTGGTGGGGGCTGTCGCCGCCCTGGCCGCCCTGGCCCTGGAAAAGTTGTTGCTGGCCCGAAACTATCAGGAACGAGCCGCCGATATCGAAGAGGCCAACCGCCGCCTGATTGCCCAAGATCTGGCCAAGACCGAGTTTTTGACCCGCCTATCCCATGAAATACGCACGCCCTTGAACGCGATCCAGGGGGCCATGCATCTGTTACGCGACGAACGCATCAGCGATGCGTCCGGCCGCGAGGAATTTCTCGATATTGTCGCTACGGAGACGGAGCGGTTGCTGGATATGGTGAACCGGCAGCTCGACTTTCTGCGGATTGAAGATGAAAGCCGCATGCTGCGCAAGACCTTCCTCGCACTGGAAACCATTCTGCGCGAGGTGTTGCGGGCGGCTCCGGGGCAGAAATCCGCTCGTTACCGGCAGTTGGAGGTCGAGCTCGACCTTCCCCCCAGTCTGGAAGAAGTGATCGGCGACAAGATTCTCGTAGGGCAGATGTTCGTGCACTTGCTCGACGGACTCGCCGCCTATCTGACTAAATCGACGAGGCTGCGCATTACCATCCGCGAAAAAGAGGCGGTCGGGGTCATCCTGCAGGCCTTTGAAGAAGTTCCCGAGACGGTGCAGGACGGGTTGCTGGCGGTCAAAAATATCTATCGCTCAGACCGTCCCGAGGAATCGGTCAAGTTTTACCTGGCGATGAAGGTGGCGGAAAACCACGGCTGGCGGCTCGGCATTGGCAACAGCGATGAAGGTTTTCGGGTCAGCCTGCACATCCCCCGGGCCCAGGCCATGCGGCGCGATACGGCCCTGGCCATGGTCATGGATCGGGCCCTCGGCTTTGTTTCGGAAGTGCTCGGGGTTGACACCTGCTCCCTCATGCTCAGCGATGAGCTGACCGGCGAACTGACCATCCGCAGCGCCCTAGGTCTCGACGACTGGATCGTGCAACAGACCCGCATCCGCCCCGGTGACCGCATCGCCGGCTGGGTCGCCCAGGAAGGGCAACCGGTGCTGATCGAAAATATCGAAACCGACGTCCGCTTCGCCCGCAAGAACCTGAAGGGGCAATATCGCTCAAATTCCCTCCTCTCTCTGCCCTTGCTGCATCAGGGGCAAGCGGTCGGCGTGCTCAACCTGAACAACAAGAAGAACGGTGAACCCTTTACCGAGCGGGATCTCGCCCTGGCCGCGCCGATCTGCGAGCGGCTCTCCCTGCTGCTCGAAAAGACCTCCCACAGTTGCGAACACGAAGGGGAGTTGCGGGATCTGGTCGCCGGCCTCGACGCTTTGCTTACCGCCGAGCAGCGCTACCGGAAAAAGAGTTCCCGTTATGCCGAGCTCTTGGTAAAGGTGCTGGAAGAACTCGGCGCCGGCTCCCGCGAAAAGGCATTGGCCCCCTATGTCGCTTTGGTTTATGATCTGGGGTTGATCGCCCACGATGAGCACCTGGCGACGCGCAAACGTCCCCTGACCCCGGTCGAGTCTCTGGTCATTCGCAATCATCCCCAGGCCACCCTGGATATGCTCGAATCGATCGAGTCTTCCCAACTGGTCGCCAAGGCAGTCCTTCATCATCACGAACGCTTTGACGGTCAGGGTTATCCCGACGGTCTCAAGGGGGACGAGATCCCACTCATGGCCCGGGCCCTGGCGATCGTCGACGCCTACTGCGCCATGACCGAGGATCGACCCTATCGCGCCGCCCGCGGCTCCGACGAGGCTTTACGGGAACTGGAGGCGGGGGCGGGCACATTGTACGATCCCCTTGTCGTCGAAGCCTTGCAGGCGGCCCTGGCTGGATGA
- a CDS encoding PEP-CTERM/exosortase system-associated acyltransferase: MSLFDFQKIEHQDPLFHEVLALRYKVYCEERGFENPEDHPDGLERDEYDSHAVHFAALLKSTRKVVGTVRLILHSESSFPIERAFTFNKDLSHLHPRQLGEVSRLALSKSYCQELQQARLRSDSEAGAVVNGLLRCLAEESLERGISHLYAVMARGLPILMARRKVLFSQIGPEREYHGLRAPYLGAVRDIVNRNPVIFHTCQAETPLEAVA, translated from the coding sequence TTGAGCCTCTTTGATTTTCAAAAAATCGAACACCAAGACCCGTTGTTTCACGAAGTACTTGCCCTGCGCTACAAAGTCTACTGCGAAGAGCGCGGATTTGAAAACCCCGAGGATCACCCCGACGGACTGGAGCGGGACGAATACGATTCCCACGCCGTCCATTTCGCCGCCCTGCTGAAAAGCACTCGTAAGGTGGTGGGAACGGTCCGTCTCATTCTCCATTCCGAGAGCAGTTTCCCCATTGAAAGAGCCTTCACTTTCAACAAGGATCTTTCCCATCTGCACCCGCGCCAGTTGGGAGAAGTCTCCCGCCTGGCGCTTTCCAAGAGTTATTGTCAGGAATTGCAGCAGGCGCGCCTGCGTTCCGATTCGGAGGCGGGCGCGGTGGTGAACGGACTTTTGCGCTGTCTGGCCGAGGAAAGCCTGGAGCGGGGGATATCCCATCTCTACGCGGTCATGGCGCGGGGGTTGCCGATTCTTATGGCTCGGCGTAAGGTGCTTTTTTCCCAGATCGGTCCGGAGCGGGAATATCACGGTCTGCGCGCCCCTTACCTGGGGGCGGTGCGTGATATCGTCAACCGCAATCCGGTGATCTTTCATACATGTCAGGCTGAAACGCCCCTGGAGGCTGTGGCCTGA
- a CDS encoding ThiF family adenylyltransferase, producing MIDIGSLIDNEFSRNIGLLTEGEQARLLNAKVAVAGAGGVGGIHLLTLARLGVGKFNIADLDVFEPVNISRQFGAFHSTCGRHKAEVLAEMIRDINPQAEITLFPQGVSAENIDDFLEGVEILVDGIEFFEIEIRRLVFNRARSKGIYAITAAPLGFGATLQVFSPQGMSFDDYFGIGDGMDELEKLAAFAAGLAPRPYHLRYLDRRKVNVKERKGPAVAPACTLAAALVATEVVKILTGKGTVRPVPHYLQIDMLLGKMHRGYVWGGGKNPLQRIVRHFVLKAMRQASS from the coding sequence ATGATCGATATCGGCTCGCTGATTGACAACGAATTTTCCCGCAACATCGGCCTGCTGACAGAAGGGGAGCAGGCCCGTCTGCTCAACGCCAAGGTAGCGGTAGCCGGCGCTGGCGGCGTCGGTGGCATCCATCTACTGACCCTGGCCCGACTCGGCGTCGGAAAATTTAACATTGCCGATCTCGACGTTTTCGAGCCGGTCAATATCAGCCGCCAATTCGGCGCCTTTCACAGCACCTGCGGTCGCCACAAAGCGGAAGTGCTCGCCGAGATGATCCGCGACATCAATCCCCAGGCAGAGATCACCCTCTTCCCCCAAGGGGTCTCAGCGGAGAACATCGACGATTTTCTGGAGGGGGTCGAGATTTTAGTCGACGGTATTGAATTTTTCGAGATCGAAATCCGCCGTCTGGTCTTCAACCGGGCACGGAGCAAGGGGATTTACGCCATCACCGCCGCCCCCTTAGGCTTCGGCGCGACCCTGCAGGTCTTCTCGCCGCAGGGGATGAGCTTCGACGATTACTTCGGTATCGGCGACGGTATGGATGAACTGGAAAAGCTGGCGGCTTTCGCTGCAGGGCTGGCCCCCCGCCCCTATCATCTGCGCTATCTGGACAGGCGGAAGGTGAATGTGAAGGAGCGCAAGGGGCCGGCGGTGGCGCCGGCCTGCACCCTGGCGGCCGCACTGGTAGCGACCGAGGTGGTGAAAATCCTGACGGGCAAGGGGACCGTCAGGCCGGTTCCCCATTACCTGCAGATCGACATGCTGCTGGGAAAGATGCACCGGGGATACGTCTGGGGGGGCGGAAAGAACCCCCTGCAACGCATCGTCCGACACTTCGTGCTCAAGGCCATGCGCCAGGCCTCGTCATGA
- a CDS encoding TolC family protein produces the protein MQRMTARALLILLFTALPVSAMELGLEDCLRLSVENDREIKAAQAREEARGEEVSAARKNFLPELRMNASYTLLDRPPRVIIDADSFGPGFPTQDVNLYGDRRFRSASLVLEQPLYRGGALHQELERSQRLAAQSRYETKRRTELVRRDAEEFFLRTLNAQLQRESLDKALESQREQLRMLRERRNEGYAQEEDLLRRQSELAFAEAEAQRARIREKVAVDRLKNALYLDKSTTLSLREPRHYQRPKVTDDGTALTASTSRSDSLALEQQVLAADSEVRKARARLYPEISLFGQYTRQDDNNLDRDEVWSTGAVLEWTIFEWGKNLAEIRRAQAERLRLTHQRAAHTRGISDEVDELWGKVREKALLVDAWELKTRLNRTSLKRVRAEFNEGQSTLADVLAREAELLDAYYEYRREINELGVDLAYLRAALGSPLDAWLEEREILPLEEQPQPPAPTTMSLPPPIPAIPEPEIPPRAQAPLSLPASPVAMAHERTPGHSIQLGAFTDPANAQALRNRAGAAFPKHQVDITRIDGTYKVLIAGIEDREQARALLPVIRRKLTIDGFLPRSDP, from the coding sequence ATGCAACGAATGACTGCCCGTGCGCTTCTCATCCTCTTGTTTACGGCCCTTCCGGTTTCGGCCATGGAACTGGGCCTGGAGGACTGCCTGCGCCTGTCGGTGGAGAATGACCGGGAGATCAAAGCCGCCCAGGCCCGGGAAGAGGCTCGCGGCGAGGAGGTTTCCGCGGCGCGCAAGAATTTTTTACCCGAACTGCGCATGAACGCTTCCTACACCCTGCTCGACCGACCACCCCGGGTGATCATCGATGCGGACTCCTTCGGTCCCGGCTTCCCCACTCAGGATGTGAATCTCTACGGCGACCGGCGCTTTCGTTCGGCCAGCCTGGTGCTGGAACAGCCCCTTTACCGGGGTGGCGCCTTGCATCAGGAGTTGGAGCGCAGTCAGCGACTGGCGGCGCAGTCGCGCTACGAAACGAAGCGCCGCACAGAGCTGGTGCGACGGGACGCCGAGGAATTCTTCCTGCGAACGCTGAACGCACAATTACAACGGGAGAGCCTGGACAAAGCCCTGGAAAGTCAGCGGGAGCAATTAAGGATGCTGCGGGAACGACGGAACGAAGGGTATGCCCAGGAAGAAGATCTGCTGCGCAGACAGAGCGAGCTGGCTTTTGCCGAAGCCGAAGCCCAGCGTGCCCGGATTCGCGAGAAGGTTGCTGTCGACCGGCTTAAAAACGCCCTTTATCTCGATAAAAGTACAACGCTGTCTCTTCGAGAGCCCCGCCATTACCAGCGCCCGAAGGTCACCGACGACGGCACAGCGCTCACCGCGTCCACTTCTCGCTCCGACTCTCTGGCCCTGGAACAACAGGTGCTGGCGGCCGATTCGGAAGTGCGCAAGGCTCGCGCCCGGCTCTACCCCGAAATCTCCCTGTTCGGTCAATACACCCGTCAGGATGACAACAACCTGGACCGGGACGAGGTCTGGAGTACCGGCGCCGTTCTCGAATGGACGATTTTCGAATGGGGGAAAAACCTCGCCGAGATCCGCCGGGCCCAGGCCGAGCGCCTGCGTCTGACCCATCAACGTGCGGCCCATACACGAGGGATTTCCGACGAAGTCGACGAACTCTGGGGAAAGGTGCGGGAAAAAGCCTTGCTCGTTGATGCCTGGGAACTGAAAACCCGCCTGAATCGGACCTCTTTGAAAAGGGTGCGGGCGGAGTTCAACGAAGGGCAGAGCACCCTGGCCGACGTTCTCGCCCGGGAAGCGGAGCTGCTCGACGCCTACTACGAATACCGCCGGGAAATCAATGAGCTGGGCGTCGACCTCGCCTACCTGCGTGCGGCACTGGGCTCGCCGCTGGACGCATGGCTAGAAGAACGGGAGATTCTCCCCCTGGAGGAACAACCTCAACCGCCGGCGCCAACAACAATGTCCCTACCGCCGCCGATTCCGGCGATACCTGAACCGGAAATTCCCCCTCGGGCGCAAGCGCCCCTCTCCCTGCCCGCCTCTCCCGTCGCCATGGCGCACGAGAGGACGCCCGGTCACAGCATCCAGCTCGGCGCCTTCACTGATCCCGCCAACGCCCAAGCCCTGCGAAACCGAGCCGGTGCCGCCTTTCCGAAACATCAGGTGGACATTACCCGCATCGATGGAACGTACAAGGTTCTAATCGCGGGGATTGAAGACCGCGAGCAGGCCCGCGCCCTGCTCCCCGTCATCCGCCGAAAACTGACTATCGATGGTTTTCTTCCAAGGAGTGATCCATGA
- a CDS encoding HlyD family secretion protein has protein sequence MKNSRSGLLLILFLALAAVILALFGPGLFSKRPTAPSTAPQQIPSPPPAGFAAKGLVESVQEVVLSSRVAGEIMEITVEEGDRAGAGAVLVRMNDRKVAAQVELSEARLLAAQAGFREQSSGFRKEDVAAGDSAVQRATAVFEQAGIESERQKRLLEKGATTRVEWEKAEEARRVARAQLDELKAQQDKLRRGSRQETVDQAKAGVAEIHAELKYQRALLADYSIAAPFDALVIERFVEPGETVDIAAPLLSLIDPDQLRIHAEVEESDVGRVVLDQQVAVTVDNLPGKTYGGKVYRIFPTVSRKSQRTFDPMASFDINTQKVYIALDDYAGLVHGMTVNVRFLE, from the coding sequence ATGAAAAACAGCCGTTCCGGCCTGCTCCTGATTCTGTTTCTCGCCCTGGCGGCCGTGATCCTGGCGCTCTTCGGCCCCGGACTCTTCAGTAAACGTCCCACCGCGCCGAGTACTGCCCCCCAGCAGATTCCGTCACCGCCCCCGGCCGGCTTCGCCGCCAAGGGACTGGTGGAGAGTGTGCAGGAAGTCGTGCTGAGCAGCCGGGTCGCCGGGGAGATCATGGAGATTACCGTCGAAGAGGGGGATCGCGCCGGCGCCGGCGCGGTGCTCGTGCGCATGAACGACCGCAAGGTCGCCGCTCAGGTCGAACTGAGCGAAGCACGGCTTCTTGCCGCCCAGGCGGGCTTTCGAGAACAGTCCTCAGGTTTTCGGAAGGAGGACGTGGCGGCCGGGGACAGCGCCGTGCAACGTGCCACGGCGGTCTTCGAGCAGGCAGGCATCGAGTCCGAACGTCAAAAGCGCCTGCTGGAAAAGGGCGCGACGACCCGGGTCGAATGGGAAAAAGCGGAGGAGGCCCGACGCGTAGCCCGGGCTCAGCTTGACGAACTGAAAGCGCAGCAGGACAAGTTGCGGCGAGGGTCCCGGCAGGAAACGGTGGATCAGGCAAAGGCCGGGGTCGCGGAAATCCACGCCGAACTCAAATACCAACGGGCCCTGCTCGCTGATTACTCGATTGCCGCGCCCTTCGACGCTCTGGTCATCGAACGCTTTGTCGAACCGGGCGAGACAGTGGACATCGCCGCGCCCCTGCTCTCCCTGATCGACCCCGATCAGTTGCGCATTCACGCCGAGGTGGAAGAATCGGATGTCGGCCGGGTCGTCCTCGACCAACAGGTTGCCGTGACCGTCGACAACCTGCCGGGAAAAACCTACGGCGGCAAGGTCTACCGCATCTTCCCCACGGTTTCACGGAAATCCCAGCGCACCTTCGATCCCATGGCCTCTTTCGACATCAACACCCAGAAGGTCTATATCGCCCTTGATGACTATGCGGGATTGGTCCACGGCATGACCGTCAATGTCCGGTTCCTGGAATAA